The Borrelia hispanica CRI genome has a window encoding:
- the metG gene encoding methionine--tRNA ligase, which produces MNQVKKKNLITAALPYVNNIPHLGNLVQVLSADAFARYSRMMGIETLYVCGTDEYGTATETKALIEKTTPEELCNKYHAIHKSIYEWFNIKFDIFGRTTNKYHKETVQDLFLKLDKNGYITEKENEQFFCQKDQMFLADRYVTGECPNCGNNTKGDQCENCSSLLVTNEIINPRCIICKNIPIIKKTKHLYIDLPKLKNELEHWIQKIDQNTNWNTNAIKITNAFLRDGLKERTITRDLKWGIPVPKKEYENKVFYVWFDAPIGYISITKETIKDWESWWKNNEETNLTQFIGKDNILFHTIMFPSIELGSQENWTMLNKLASSEYLNYENLKFSKSAGTGIFGNDVITTGIPSDVWRFYIYYNRPEKADFQFMWDDFMERINSELIGNFSNLINRVLTFYKKFFGDKIDKIELNENFWQIVNIKYERTINFFKQIELKSALKEILDISRIGNKIFQDREPWKTKNSTPQTTKELLLNLIYLIRDLSILISPFMPHTSDKIRSFFGKSYEISNKFLGTNLGLTTIQSTEVLFTKLEKQLIDSLKLKYSGRTNMQDEQNKNSINLFSEQIRLKTVKIKTIDRNPDAEKLFILKLDDGTPDGKQIVSSIADHYTEEELIGKHIIIVDNLKPAKFRGIKSEGMLIATEDENKNFKIIIVEDFKDNPIPGERVILESDTGKELKSPKKISIDKFFQAQIVAENGELKINGINLILEHSKEKILSKEIPNGKVY; this is translated from the coding sequence ATAAATCAAGTGAAAAAAAAGAACTTAATTACAGCAGCATTACCATATGTTAATAACATACCTCACCTTGGAAATTTAGTCCAAGTCTTATCTGCAGACGCTTTTGCAAGATATTCAAGAATGATGGGAATAGAAACACTTTATGTTTGTGGAACAGATGAATATGGTACAGCCACAGAAACTAAAGCTTTAATTGAAAAAACTACACCTGAAGAGTTGTGCAACAAATATCATGCAATACACAAATCAATTTATGAATGGTTCAATATAAAATTTGATATTTTTGGACGCACAACTAATAAATATCATAAAGAAACAGTACAAGATTTATTCTTAAAGTTAGACAAAAATGGATATATTACAGAAAAAGAAAATGAACAATTTTTTTGTCAAAAAGATCAAATGTTTTTAGCAGATCGATACGTAACAGGAGAATGTCCAAATTGTGGAAATAATACAAAAGGAGATCAGTGTGAAAATTGCTCTAGTTTACTAGTTACAAATGAAATAATAAACCCAAGATGCATAATTTGTAAAAATATCCCTATTATAAAAAAAACTAAGCATTTATACATTGATCTACCAAAGTTAAAAAATGAACTGGAACATTGGATACAAAAAATTGACCAAAACACAAATTGGAACACCAATGCCATTAAAATAACAAATGCATTTTTAAGAGATGGTCTTAAAGAACGAACAATAACAAGAGATTTAAAATGGGGAATACCTGTCCCTAAAAAAGAATATGAAAATAAAGTATTTTATGTATGGTTTGATGCGCCAATTGGATATATATCAATTACAAAAGAAACAATCAAAGATTGGGAATCCTGGTGGAAAAATAATGAAGAGACAAATTTAACACAATTTATTGGGAAAGACAATATTTTATTTCATACCATTATGTTTCCTTCAATAGAACTTGGAAGCCAAGAAAATTGGACAATGTTAAATAAGCTAGCTTCAAGCGAATATTTAAATTATGAAAACTTAAAATTTTCAAAATCTGCAGGAACTGGAATATTTGGAAACGATGTTATTACCACTGGCATACCTTCTGATGTTTGGAGATTTTATATATATTACAACAGACCTGAAAAAGCTGATTTTCAATTTATGTGGGATGACTTTATGGAAAGAATCAATAGTGAACTTATAGGAAATTTTTCAAACCTTATTAATAGAGTATTAACATTTTATAAAAAATTCTTTGGAGATAAAATTGATAAAATAGAACTAAATGAAAATTTCTGGCAAATAGTCAATATTAAATACGAGAGAACAATAAATTTTTTCAAACAAATAGAATTAAAATCAGCTTTAAAAGAAATTCTTGATATCTCAAGAATAGGTAATAAAATATTTCAAGACAGAGAACCATGGAAAACAAAAAATAGCACGCCCCAAACAACAAAAGAATTACTCTTAAACTTGATATACTTAATAAGAGATCTCTCCATATTAATCTCACCATTCATGCCACATACAAGCGATAAAATAAGAAGTTTTTTTGGTAAAAGTTATGAAATATCCAACAAATTTTTAGGAACAAATTTAGGATTAACAACAATTCAATCTACAGAAGTATTATTTACAAAACTAGAAAAACAACTAATTGATAGTTTAAAATTAAAATACTCGGGGAGAACAAACATGCAAGATGAACAAAATAAAAATTCAATAAATTTATTTAGCGAGCAAATCCGCTTAAAAACAGTAAAAATCAAAACAATAGACAGAAATCCAGATGCAGAAAAATTATTCATCTTAAAACTTGACGATGGCACGCCTGATGGAAAACAAATTGTAAGTAGTATTGCGGATCACTACACAGAAGAAGAACTAATTGGAAAACACATAATAATAGTTGACAATTTAAAACCTGCAAAATTTAGAGGTATCAAATCTGAGGGCATGTTAATTGCAACTGAAGATGAAAATAAAAATTTTAAAATAATAATTGTAGAAGATTTTAAAGATAATCCCATTCCTGGAGAAAGAGTAATACTTGAGAGCGACACTGGAAAAGAATTAAAATCACCAAAAAAAATTAGCATAGATAAATTTTTCCAAGCTCAAATTGTGGCAGAAAATGGAGAACTTAAAATAAATGGCATTAACTTAATATTAGAACATTCTAAAGAGAAAATACTCTCAAAAGAAATTCCTAATGGTAAAGTATATTAA
- the pta gene encoding phosphate acetyltransferase gives MGFFNFRDYVYARARKNVIDNRDKASIVFPESNDIRILKATINILREGLAGLVVLIGVRDTILGKLRELMGFRDDILDMIKIINPSSFKDFNRYLDEYLSLCHNKKLNVSQAKRELLDDIVFSMMMVRLGDVKTCVCGALASSAKVLKSVFKILPRLRETKFVSSFMIMDTRNVFAQSETCFGYEGILMFADCAVIINPDSMQLAEIAMHSASSFRNIFDQDPKVALLSFSTKGSANSLEVKKVRDALDIVRSQCSDLLIDGELQVDAALVKSIAEKKCSDSLVAGIANILIFPNLESGNIGYKLVERLAFARAYGPFLQGLRNPVSDLSRGCSVSDIVLTSALMICS, from the coding sequence ATGGGATTTTTTAATTTTAGGGATTATGTTTATGCTAGAGCAAGAAAAAATGTAATAGATAATCGGGATAAGGCTAGTATTGTTTTTCCTGAGAGCAATGACATTAGGATTTTAAAAGCCACTATTAATATTTTAAGAGAAGGTCTTGCTGGATTGGTAGTACTTATTGGAGTTAGGGATACTATTTTAGGAAAATTAAGAGAACTTATGGGTTTTAGAGATGATATTTTGGATATGATAAAAATTATAAATCCTAGTTCTTTTAAAGATTTTAATAGGTATTTGGATGAATACTTAAGTTTGTGCCATAATAAAAAATTAAATGTTAGTCAAGCTAAGAGAGAACTTTTAGATGATATTGTATTTTCTATGATGATGGTTAGACTTGGTGATGTTAAGACTTGTGTTTGTGGTGCTTTAGCTTCTTCTGCTAAAGTTTTAAAAAGCGTTTTTAAGATACTTCCTAGACTTAGAGAAACTAAATTTGTATCTTCTTTTATGATTATGGATACTCGGAATGTTTTTGCTCAATCTGAAACTTGTTTTGGGTATGAAGGGATTTTGATGTTTGCTGATTGTGCTGTAATAATTAATCCTGATTCTATGCAACTTGCAGAAATTGCGATGCATAGTGCAAGTTCATTTAGAAATATTTTTGATCAAGATCCAAAGGTGGCTCTTTTAAGCTTTTCTACAAAAGGATCTGCTAATTCTTTAGAGGTTAAAAAAGTAAGGGATGCGTTAGATATTGTTAGGAGCCAATGTTCAGACTTACTGATTGATGGAGAACTTCAGGTTGATGCAGCTTTAGTTAAAAGTATTGCAGAAAAGAAGTGTAGTGATTCTCTGGTTGCCGGTATTGCAAATATTCTTATTTTTCCTAATTTAGAGTCTGGTAATATTGGATATAAACTTGTTGAGAGATTAGCTTTTGCTAGAGCATATGGTCCTTTTTTGCAAGGACTAAGGAATCCTGTTAGTGATCTCTCAAGGGGTTGTTCTGTAAGTGATATTGTATTAACAAGTGCCTTAATGATATGTAGTTAA
- a CDS encoding CPBP family intramembrane glutamic endopeptidase, which produces MEILLSYFIVTRISPFQDVNVDLWNFNKNHYSYWLYSFFKILFIMHFARLTSSYDFREEFCIPEFKFVFVWQAFAIFVKLLIYIFFVLIILCLCFLFFTSESVIPWMEMGSSGFIWEIKSIQSLLLMVVTSLFTGGVEELFFRSFFITKLKQMGISLFISSLISSVVFAYGHSYYGFIGFFMSLIFGIIFAGMYLRYKNVYYSIFVHSFYNVFVSFLLFLSNYSK; this is translated from the coding sequence TTGGAAATCCTATTATCTTATTTTATAGTGACTCGTATTTCTCCTTTTCAAGATGTTAATGTTGACCTTTGGAATTTTAATAAAAATCATTATTCTTATTGGTTATATAGTTTTTTTAAAATTCTTTTTATTATGCATTTTGCCAGGTTAACAAGTTCTTATGATTTTAGGGAGGAATTTTGTATTCCAGAATTTAAATTTGTCTTTGTTTGGCAAGCATTTGCAATTTTCGTTAAGTTGCTTATTTATATTTTTTTTGTATTAATTATTTTATGTCTGTGTTTTTTATTTTTTACATCAGAGTCCGTGATACCTTGGATGGAAATGGGTAGTTCTGGTTTTATTTGGGAAATCAAGAGTATTCAATCACTTCTTTTAATGGTTGTTACTTCTCTTTTTACAGGAGGAGTTGAAGAGTTGTTTTTTAGATCTTTTTTTATTACTAAACTTAAACAAATGGGAATTTCTTTATTCATTTCGAGTTTGATTAGTAGTGTTGTTTTTGCTTATGGGCATTCTTATTATGGATTTATTGGGTTTTTTATGTCTTTGATCTTTGGAATAATTTTTGCTGGTATGTATTTGAGATATAAAAATGTATATTATTCAATTTTTGTTCATAGTTTTTATAATGTCTTTGTTAGTTTTTTACTTTTTTTGTCAAATTACTCAAAGTAG
- a CDS encoding lipid II:glycine glycyltransferase FemX, with product MDTQKIEIENLNENYLQSKLWAVVKQNFSKQSAWKAIALNNNQFNKILVMQRRLFGNFYLSYVAHPEFSNKRIEDINIDKINNQIKKFSENIRQYLHKNTIFVRYDLMFYTSRSSKDKYIPLKIKFKNLKKSFDDIQPSSTTILNLNDSIDDIKAKMKKKTRYNINLSNKKNIKVIIDDDFKYFDEFYELYKETAQRDKFTIHSKDYIKHLIKAFKEDKHATIKLIITLHNEKLISGIIVGIYKDKATYLYGASSNTNRNLMPNYAVQFKAIQMLKTLSIKEYDFLGIPPTADTKHPLFGLFQFKTGFGGTIIHRIGCYDFVYKKFLYNIYNIVEILRYIYYKVIKKRI from the coding sequence ATGGATACACAAAAAATAGAAATAGAAAACTTAAATGAAAATTATCTTCAAAGCAAGTTATGGGCAGTTGTAAAACAAAATTTCAGCAAACAAAGTGCATGGAAAGCCATAGCATTAAACAATAATCAATTTAACAAAATTCTTGTAATGCAAAGAAGGCTTTTTGGAAATTTTTATTTAAGTTATGTCGCTCATCCAGAATTTTCAAATAAAAGAATCGAAGATATTAATATAGATAAAATTAACAATCAAATAAAAAAATTCAGTGAAAATATAAGACAATATTTACATAAAAACACCATATTCGTACGATATGATTTAATGTTCTATACTTCAAGAAGTAGTAAAGACAAATACATTCCATTAAAAATTAAATTTAAAAATCTCAAAAAATCATTTGATGATATACAACCATCAAGTACAACAATACTAAATTTAAACGATTCAATAGATGACATCAAAGCCAAAATGAAAAAGAAAACAAGATATAATATAAATCTTAGCAATAAAAAAAATATTAAAGTAATAATAGATGATGATTTTAAATATTTTGATGAATTTTATGAACTTTATAAAGAAACAGCCCAAAGAGACAAATTTACCATTCATTCAAAAGATTACATAAAACACCTAATAAAAGCCTTTAAAGAAGATAAACATGCAACAATAAAACTCATAATTACATTACATAATGAAAAATTAATATCTGGAATTATTGTTGGTATATATAAAGACAAAGCCACATACCTCTATGGTGCATCAAGTAATACAAATAGGAATTTAATGCCAAATTATGCGGTACAATTTAAAGCAATACAAATGCTTAAGACACTCTCAATAAAAGAATATGACTTTTTAGGGATTCCTCCAACTGCTGATACAAAACACCCTTTATTTGGACTATTTCAATTTAAAACCGGATTTGGAGGAACAATTATTCATAGAATTGGATGTTATGATTTTGTATACAAAAAATTTTTATACAATATTTATAATATTGTTGAAATATTAAGATACATTTATTACAAAGTCATAAAAAAAAGAATTTAA
- a CDS encoding MATE family efflux transporter, with the protein MHSLSKSKKSSVYRDVFNIAIPTVIEFFLFNIVAFTDNIMVSYLGDYPVVGVSLANKLFELFSTIAFAVMGAYNILATRQYSQGDIDSFKNTFFISIAILLFFSFLFILVSLFYSYFLLGLLSDDLIAVSYGVSYLNIAVYSFIFAVVKGIIANSLKVVKITKIQIVTSIISVIVNVVFNYMFIFVFNMGVIGAAIATTLVRLLELVFYLFYTVFNVNSHFYLKFENLKINPVIFSELIKVFVPIFFNDFIWYIGYFVLSAIFSRIDTAKYAAYSITFSTYFIGFNIVHAFCFAVNIVMGHEMNNDKDEIMSVAIFLGKIGLALAALTSIIMFILSFIAPYVFCKLEYASLTGVMLRYYSISAFFTSLAFQYLFGFFRAGASPNFGAVMEGAVTLIYTIPIAYFLANYTQTPFELVVFIPTLEDVIKFGISLPYFYSTKWIKSIKTG; encoded by the coding sequence ATGCATTCATTAAGCAAATCCAAGAAAAGCAGTGTTTATCGAGATGTTTTTAATATTGCAATTCCAACAGTCATTGAATTTTTTTTGTTTAATATTGTTGCATTTACAGATAATATTATGGTGTCTTACCTTGGTGATTATCCTGTTGTTGGTGTTTCTCTTGCAAATAAATTGTTTGAACTCTTTAGTACTATTGCATTTGCTGTAATGGGTGCTTATAACATATTGGCTACAAGACAATATTCTCAAGGTGATATTGATAGTTTTAAAAATACATTTTTTATTAGTATAGCAATACTTTTATTTTTTTCCTTTTTATTTATATTAGTTTCATTATTTTATTCATATTTTTTACTTGGATTATTATCTGATGATTTAATAGCCGTATCTTATGGCGTATCTTATCTTAATATTGCTGTTTATTCTTTTATATTTGCTGTTGTTAAGGGAATTATTGCAAATTCTCTAAAAGTTGTTAAGATCACTAAAATTCAAATTGTTACTTCTATTATTTCAGTTATTGTAAATGTAGTTTTTAATTATATGTTTATTTTTGTTTTTAATATGGGAGTCATTGGTGCTGCTATTGCAACTACATTGGTTCGTCTACTTGAACTTGTTTTTTATCTTTTTTATACTGTTTTTAATGTAAATTCACATTTTTATCTGAAGTTTGAAAACTTAAAAATTAATCCTGTAATATTTTCTGAGTTAATTAAAGTTTTTGTTCCAATTTTTTTCAATGATTTTATTTGGTATATAGGATACTTTGTTTTAAGTGCGATCTTTTCAAGAATTGATACTGCTAAATATGCAGCTTATAGCATAACTTTTTCTACTTATTTTATTGGATTTAATATAGTGCATGCTTTTTGTTTTGCTGTTAATATTGTGATGGGACATGAGATGAATAATGATAAGGATGAAATAATGTCTGTTGCAATATTTTTGGGTAAAATAGGTCTTGCTTTGGCCGCTTTAACTTCTATTATAATGTTTATTTTATCATTTATAGCTCCTTATGTTTTTTGTAAATTAGAGTATGCTAGTCTTACGGGGGTTATGTTAAGATATTATTCCATTTCAGCTTTTTTTACATCACTTGCATTTCAATATTTATTTGGGTTTTTCCGTGCAGGTGCATCTCCAAATTTTGGGGCTGTTATGGAGGGTGCTGTAACTTTAATTTATACAATTCCCATTGCATATTTTTTAGCAAATTATACTCAAACTCCTTTTGAACTTGTTGTATTTATTCCCACCCTTGAAGATGTCATTAAATTTGGTATTTCTTTACCTTATTTTTATAGTACTAAATGGATTAAGTCTATTAAAACAGGTTAA
- the rsmA gene encoding 16S rRNA (adenine(1518)-N(6)/adenine(1519)-N(6))-dimethyltransferase RsmA, protein MNINYNSINSINNVLKNKNIAPRKIWGQNYLINENIRKKIIDALDIKTNEKIWEIGPGLGAMTAILLNKADFLTAFEIDPKYSEILNEQFGQLKNFKLIEGDFLKTYKQEKKNINKIVSNLPYNIASKVISTLIEDEILTHMVFTVQKELADRMIAREGNKNYSSFTILVQSHFNVIKVMDIDKKNFYPIPKVKSTTIKLTPCKGNIENFQIFNKLIRTVFTSRRKKFKNTIINFIKNENIIKEDFLKNFLDKRPEEISVKEFITIANQLTTYH, encoded by the coding sequence ATGAATATAAATTATAACAGCATAAACAGCATAAATAATGTGTTAAAAAATAAAAATATAGCACCAAGAAAGATATGGGGACAAAATTATTTAATTAATGAAAACATAAGAAAAAAAATAATAGATGCACTTGACATTAAAACAAATGAAAAAATTTGGGAAATTGGTCCAGGACTTGGAGCAATGACAGCAATCTTATTAAACAAAGCAGATTTTTTAACGGCATTCGAAATTGACCCCAAATATTCAGAAATCCTAAATGAACAATTTGGTCAACTGAAAAATTTTAAACTAATTGAAGGTGACTTCTTAAAAACATATAAGCAAGAAAAAAAAAACATCAATAAAATAGTTTCAAATTTACCTTACAACATTGCATCAAAGGTAATATCAACGCTAATTGAAGACGAAATATTAACACACATGGTATTTACAGTACAAAAAGAACTAGCAGACAGAATGATTGCCAGAGAAGGAAATAAAAATTACTCATCATTTACAATATTAGTACAATCACATTTTAATGTAATTAAAGTAATGGATATTGATAAAAAAAATTTTTATCCAATCCCTAAAGTTAAATCAACAACCATAAAATTAACTCCTTGTAAAGGAAACATTGAAAATTTTCAAATATTCAACAAATTAATCAGAACAGTCTTTACAAGTCGTAGAAAAAAATTTAAAAATACAATTATCAACTTTATTAAAAATGAAAACATTATTAAAGAAGACTTTTTGAAAAACTTTTTAGATAAAAGACCTGAAGAAATCTCTGTTAAGGAATTCATTACAATTGCAAACCAATTAACTACATATCATTAA
- a CDS encoding M15 family metallopeptidase: MISFNIFSLFFLVSNLISNHSLEANQISKQDFQILLNIIKTLDQVHQKQIKEQPISFIQELKPLIKAEENNLLILVNKKIPIPKGYNPTDLVYLKNFKELKNIGKENFKLRKILINDLIDLINEGKNNGLQIKIISAYRTKEYQNFLFKYNVKTYGIKSAQIQSAISNHSQHQLGTTIDFINTDDNLLNTKEGKWLYENSSKYGFSLSYPQKHEKETGYKAEPWHYMYIGKQACTLQKKYFNNLQYKFLEFWNNHKKELLKLIQKYTN, translated from the coding sequence ATGATATCTTTTAATATTTTTTCACTATTTTTTTTAGTTAGTAATTTAATTAGTAATCATTCTTTAGAAGCAAACCAAATATCAAAACAAGATTTTCAAATTTTACTTAATATCATAAAAACTCTAGATCAAGTTCATCAAAAACAAATAAAAGAACAACCTATCTCATTTATTCAAGAACTAAAACCATTAATTAAAGCAGAAGAAAACAATTTACTAATACTTGTAAATAAAAAAATCCCTATTCCTAAAGGATATAACCCAACTGACTTGGTTTATTTAAAAAATTTCAAAGAACTTAAAAATATTGGCAAAGAAAACTTCAAATTAAGAAAAATATTAATAAATGACTTAATTGATCTTATAAATGAAGGCAAAAACAATGGTTTACAAATAAAAATAATATCAGCATATAGAACAAAAGAATACCAAAATTTTTTATTTAAATATAATGTAAAAACATATGGTATAAAGTCAGCACAAATACAATCAGCAATTTCTAATCACTCACAACACCAATTAGGAACAACAATAGATTTCATCAATACAGATGATAACTTATTAAATACAAAAGAAGGAAAATGGCTTTATGAAAACTCATCAAAATATGGATTCTCATTATCATACCCCCAAAAACATGAAAAAGAAACTGGTTATAAAGCAGAACCTTGGCATTACATGTACATTGGAAAACAAGCATGTACCCTGCAAAAAAAATACTTTAATAATTTACAATATAAATTTCTTGAATTTTGGAATAATCACAAAAAAGAACTTTTAAAGTTAATTCAAAAATACACAAATTAA
- the murD gene encoding UDP-N-acetylmuramoyl-L-alanine--D-glutamate ligase — MCLNEIKGKNFLIMGLGLHGGGLAVAKFLLKHGGNLVITDLRNEIELSPSINSLKQFKGKIRYVLGYHNEDDFKRADIVIKNPGVSFDNRYLKLAKRIESEISLFLMFNRNPIIAITGTKGKSTLASLLYKVLVASYPNAKLGGNIGISPLNFLDELDGISPIILELSSWQLHDIKSLSPIISIITNVYYDHQNYYSNFDDYIEDKAKIFINQNSGILIVQDQAYYNYFSRFKHNLKIVLFSEIIPIDFKEDIFYFKDGRVYLNDEEIGVLNESKIVLLISKMITIFVVNYLHLNLNISSEIVSIFDGIEHRLEFVREFDGVKYYNDTASTIPDSTVFSLKSLKVHGESIHLITGGTDKELNFEIFDDILSFVKTWILLQGSATLKIIEFLKSRNVNYFIFSSLKECVCYAKEVAMISDIVLFSPASASFELFHNEFDRGICFKNLVNSII; from the coding sequence GTGTGTCTAAATGAGATTAAAGGTAAAAATTTTTTAATTATGGGTTTAGGGCTTCATGGAGGAGGTCTGGCTGTTGCAAAGTTCTTGTTAAAACATGGTGGTAATTTAGTAATTACAGATTTAAGAAATGAAATTGAGTTAAGCCCAAGCATTAATTCTTTAAAACAGTTTAAAGGTAAAATACGATATGTTTTAGGATATCATAATGAGGATGATTTTAAGAGAGCAGATATTGTAATTAAAAACCCTGGTGTAAGCTTTGATAATCGGTATTTAAAGCTTGCAAAAAGAATTGAGAGTGAGATTAGTTTGTTTTTAATGTTTAATCGAAATCCAATCATTGCTATTACGGGAACTAAAGGAAAATCAACCCTAGCATCTCTTTTGTATAAAGTTTTAGTTGCTAGTTATCCGAATGCTAAGCTTGGAGGTAATATTGGAATATCTCCTTTAAATTTTTTGGACGAACTTGATGGAATATCGCCAATTATTTTGGAACTATCTTCTTGGCAATTGCATGATATTAAGAGTTTATCTCCTATAATTAGCATTATTACAAATGTTTATTATGATCATCAAAATTATTATTCAAATTTTGATGATTATATAGAAGATAAAGCAAAAATCTTTATAAATCAAAATTCTGGAATTTTAATTGTGCAAGATCAAGCTTATTATAATTACTTTTCTAGATTTAAACATAATCTTAAGATTGTTTTATTTTCAGAAATTATACCCATAGATTTTAAAGAAGATATCTTTTATTTTAAGGATGGAAGAGTATATTTGAATGATGAAGAGATAGGTGTTCTTAATGAATCAAAAATTGTATTGTTAATTTCTAAAATGATTACTATTTTTGTTGTAAATTATTTGCATTTAAATTTAAATATCTCTTCTGAGATTGTGTCTATTTTTGATGGCATTGAACATAGGTTAGAATTTGTGAGGGAATTTGATGGTGTTAAGTATTATAATGATACGGCATCAACCATTCCTGATTCTACAGTTTTTTCTCTGAAGAGTTTAAAGGTTCATGGAGAATCAATCCATTTGATTACTGGCGGAACTGATAAAGAATTGAATTTTGAAATTTTTGATGATATTTTAAGTTTTGTTAAGACTTGGATTTTGCTACAGGGAAGTGCTACTTTAAAAATTATTGAATTTTTAAAATCAAGAAATGTTAATTATTTTATTTTTTCATCTTTAAAAGAATGTGTTTGTTATGCTAAAGAAGTAGCTATGATAAGTGATATAGTTTTATTTTCTCCAGCTAGTGCTTCTTTTGAACTTTTTCATAATGAGTTTGATCGAGGAATTTGTTTTAAAAATTTAGTGAATAGTATTATTTAA
- a CDS encoding ComEC/Rec2 family competence protein, whose amino-acid sequence MIFLFIISALSLSIRYYLKLNLIYLNIALILIFIIKKNAHLSLTFIINTGLLIILEISLIFNILENNYYQITNITTYISKYQNVKIEAIDGFGKNYKFIFKNIENEYNIGDIVKIQNNKIQCIKKPLLVTLREKYNKLINKFLNSISIKYSHFLKAILTNNKSDITKYEKHLFQKAGLSHILVISGLHFYLIYIILNYLLNMIVNYKLKYTIISIILLNYLILTGLSPSALRAFIMLKTFIIYKLIYGKINLFSTLSISFIINAIIFPYTLNSISFQLSYLSVIGICISIALNKRYNLNKFIYPMLTTFLIQILTAPILYINNINIQPISILSNIIVTPLILIFLIITIFSLLTYAISTNLFLFFDLINSYIFRTIKNTITIFSKVEGINNSNIGIFLILSTIILSYIIYRLEQEKYYKQNIKNS is encoded by the coding sequence GTGATTTTTTTATTTATAATCAGTGCATTAAGTTTATCAATAAGATATTATCTAAAATTAAATTTAATATACTTAAATATAGCTCTAATATTAATCTTTATAATCAAAAAAAATGCTCATCTCTCATTAACATTCATAATCAACACAGGTCTACTTATAATTCTTGAAATTAGTTTAATTTTTAATATACTTGAAAACAATTATTACCAAATAACAAATATCACCACCTATATCTCTAAATATCAAAATGTCAAAATCGAAGCAATAGATGGATTTGGAAAAAATTACAAATTTATATTTAAAAATATTGAAAATGAATACAATATAGGAGATATCGTCAAAATTCAAAATAATAAAATTCAATGCATCAAAAAACCACTGCTGGTAACACTTAGAGAAAAATACAATAAACTCATCAATAAATTTTTAAATTCGATTAGTATCAAATATTCCCATTTTTTAAAAGCAATTCTTACAAATAATAAATCAGACATAACAAAATATGAAAAACATTTATTTCAAAAAGCAGGATTATCACATATACTAGTGATATCTGGTCTACACTTTTATTTGATTTACATTATTTTAAATTACTTACTAAACATGATTGTAAATTACAAACTAAAATATACAATCATAAGCATAATATTACTCAATTATTTAATCTTAACAGGCTTATCACCATCTGCATTAAGGGCATTTATAATGCTAAAAACTTTTATAATTTATAAATTAATATACGGAAAAATTAACTTATTTAGCACATTATCAATTAGTTTCATAATAAACGCCATCATTTTCCCATACACATTAAACTCAATAAGCTTTCAGTTATCTTACCTCTCAGTAATTGGAATATGCATTTCTATTGCTCTTAATAAAAGATACAACTTAAATAAATTTATATACCCAATGCTTACAACTTTTTTAATTCAAATACTAACAGCTCCTATTCTTTATATAAATAATATCAATATTCAACCAATATCAATACTATCTAATATAATAGTTACTCCTCTAATTTTAATATTTTTAATAATAACAATATTTAGTCTACTAACTTATGCAATTAGCACAAATCTATTTCTATTTTTTGATCTAATTAATAGTTATATATTCAGAACAATAAAAAACACAATCACTATTTTTAGCAAAGTTGAGGGAATTAACAATTCAAATATAGGAATATTTTTGATATTAAGCACTATAATACTATCTTACATAATCTACAGGCTAGAACAAGAAAAATACTATAAACAAAATATAAAAAACTCATGA